The Flavobacterium johnsoniae UW101 genomic interval GGGGTTACACAATTCGATGGCTGTGAATACAGCTGACGTCCAGTTTCAGGAGCTGTACAGTTTTGACCTTCTATTTCGTCACAGAAGGCTACCGGTACATTACAGGCTGAAGATATAGAAATATGTTCATAACCATTTTGTGCCAGTGGTTTTGAACTACTATTGATCGAGCTTGTACTTGCCGCGCTGGCCAGACCAAATGCAATCACTGCAATCGGAAGACCAATTTTAAAAACATTTGATTTCATAATAATATAATTTATATGGTTAATGATCTACTCTTTTTTACAGGTTTTCGATCAAATCCCTGCTACTTGGCCAATAGATTATTTGTCTTTTGTTATATATTTTGAGGTGATTTTCATCCCTATTTTATATCGAATGATCTTTGTTCCTACAAGTACATATATCTTATCATCCAGTACAGTAAAACTTTTCATTTTTTTACCTTCCAGATTGTATATGCAAAAGCTCATGAGATAGCTCTTGTCGTTTAAATTATACACGTCTATAATACTGGCTTCTTTCCATATTCTGTCATCTTCATAACGCCCTGGTATAGCCGAATTAACAAAAAGTAAATTTCTATATAAGCTGCAGTTTTTATTCACAAACAAAGGAGGGCTGGAAAACTTTCGCTGGTGGTGCTTTTTATCCCGGACAATATTTAACTGGGCTTTTGTTATCGTGTCAATTGTAGTCCCCTTGTCCGTAATTTTTAAACTTTTGTCCGCAATAGTAAACTGATTCCGATAGTAGTACAGAAACACAACCTTATCCATCGCTTTGCTGTAAAGAAGATGGCCGTCAGTATCAAAAACACCATCCACCTGCTTTTGCAGTATTAACGGATTTAAGATTGTTTTTCCATTCTTGCCAACGGTAATGGTACCCAGAACATTATCACCCGTTTTTGAATTATTAGTGACTACGGCAACCGTTAAGGAATCCAAGGCCAAAGCCGTCGTGAAATATTCACCTCCAATAAATACAAGTTTAGCTTTCCATTCTTGAATTCTTCCCCTAAAAACAACAGGAATAGTACCATCGGTAACAAAAAAATATGGGCTCTGCACGGAGATCTTAACGGCGCGGAACGGCAGGTCTTTGCGCGCCAGGTCAATCATCTTTTCATCTGTTTTAAATAAACGCGTATTTAAAGTAGTTACTAAAAGAGGAGCGGTGGTATTTCCTAAATAAACATGTGAGTCGTCAACCCCTGCAATATAAAACGAATTCAGTTTCAGATCGGCCACCGCCTCCTGCTGAATTGGTGTCTGTGGAAAGCGTCTGGTCAGTTTATTGTGATAATGTATAATGTTTTCTGAAATTATAAACAATATACTTACTATGCAGATACCGCAAACTGTCACCGCCGAGAATGCTCTTATTATCTTTACTCTTTTAATCTGATGACCATTCATTTTATTTCTGCGTACATGAAGAAGAATCCCCAGTACAGCTAAGCATACAAAGACCAGATTAAAAATCATATGTGACTTCCAATCCAGTTTTTCCAATACTCCTCCGCAAGAACAGGGCACAAAGGACGTATAGTTCAGAATAATAAAAATGTAAACCGTAAACATTACCATTAACCCATAAGCTAAGAATAATCCCGTCAGCCTAAATCTTGGAATAATGAGAAGCAGGCATGTAATATATTCAGCGGCCGGAACCAGAACCGCTATCCATTCTGCAAACGCACTCAGTAAAGGCGACTGTCCTAGCTCAATTTTAAAATGCTGAAAATCCAATAATTTGCTTGTTGCCGCATAGACAAAAAGCAGGACATATAACATACAGATAATTTCAATAACCGCACTCCTAAAATTAAACTGGACTTTCATATTCTCATATCTAAATTAATATTCCGTTACAGGACCGAACCAACGTGAAATCTTTTACAAAGCTAGACCGAATAAATCGAAAAACAGGTTTCAAAAACGTGCGAAAATATGTCTAAAACATGCCAGTAATTAGTTGAAAAATTAAAAAAGATGCATACCGAATATTTTTTCAGCATGCACCTTTTTACTTCTTAGAAACCTTATTCTAATGCTTTACATCTTCGGAAAGTGACAGAAGCTTTAAATTCAATTCCACAAGATTGGCTTTCACCAGACACTCCTGGGCAATGTTTTTCAGTTCGTTTAAATCTTCCGCAGAAATACTCTCTGCAAGAATCGAATTGTCTTTTTCAGTCGATAATCCGTGGTGGATCAGATGGCTTAAAAGCAGTACGTTTTTTCTTGAAATCTTCAAATCCATTCTCACTGGTTCATTCATGGAAGGGATACTTAAAACAGTATCATAAACCTTTGCCGCATCATTTTTTGTCATCATAATTTCAAAGTTTTTAATTTATAATTTAAAACTGTAAAGTTAGTTTTTGCCACCTTAAACACCCTACTCAAAATTTGATAGGGATAGGATCAATCCAAACGCCCGTCGTATCTTCGTCAGGACTTTAAAAATTAGCTTTTATCATAAAAGCGCTGTAAGATTGCCCCGCTTGCCGCAATCTGCCAGATGTCCGGTTGTATCACAACCGAAATCCGGCTGCCTTTTCGCTCGGAACTCGCTGGCAGTGATTTTTAAAGGATTTAAAATGGGATAGAAATGAAAATGATGCAAAATGAAAGAGAAAAACACCACCCGTACCAAATGGATCCACCTGCGCTTGACGCCAGATGAAATGAAAATTTTAAAAATCGGATTTGAAAAATCACTGTGTCCAAAAATGAGCGATTATGCCCGTAAGAATATGCTTGGAAAACCCGTCGTTTTAAAGTACAGAAATACATCCGTTGATGAATTGGTCATAGAAATCAGCAGACTTAGAACTGAGCTCAATGCCATTGGAAACAATTACAATCAGGCAGTAAAAAAACTGCATTCTCTTGGGCAGATTTCAGAATTTAAAAACTGGATTTTATCCTTTCAGCAGGACAGAGACAAACTGTTTGAAGCCATTGAAAACATAAAAAATTGTGTGCTGGAACTCGTTGCCAAATGGTCGCTGTAATTAAAACCGGAACATCGATCCGGCGCATTTTTCATTACAATGAAAACAAAGTTTCCCAGGATAATGCCCTGTGTATAGGAGCTGAAAACTATCCTGCCGATCATGATAAAATGAACGTCTCATTTAAAATAAACCATCTGCTTTCACAGCTTGAATTAAACGAGAACGTTAAGAGGGGAAGCGTGCATATTTCACTTAATTTTCATCCGTCTGAAACAGACCTGGATGCTGAAAAACTGATTGATATTGCCCGAAGTTATATGTCTGGAATCGGTTTTGGCCAGCAGCCCTATTTAGTCTATCAGCACTTTGATGCCGCTCATCCCCACATTCATATCATTTCGATAAAGGTGAGACCGGACGGGAAAAGGATTGACATGCAGAATATCGGTCGAAACCAGTCTGAGGCAGCGCGTATCAAAATAGAAAATGATTTTAACCTGGTAAAAGCACAGGGAAGGGTTAAAGAAATCAGTTATGGAATAATACCAATTGAAACAACTGCTGTAAACTATGGAAAATTACAGTCGAAAAAGGCTGTTGCAAAGGTGCTTGATTTTGTGCTTCATAATTATCAGTTTAGAAGTCTTCCCCAGCTCAATGCGGTTCTGAATCTCTATAATGTCAGCGCCGACAGGGGCTCTGAAAATTCAAGAATCTTCAAAGCTGGAGGGCTGGTCTACCGCATACTGGACAAGGAAGGAAATCATACCGGAGTTCCCATTAAAGCAAGTGATTTTTACAGCAGCCCTACACTTAAATTTCTGGAGAAAAAATTCGAGCAGAACAAACTTAAAAATCAGTGTCCTGGGCTTAGGATAAAAAATGCCATAAGGAATATTTTCGAGGATGGACGGCCTGCCCTGCCGCAGCTATCAGAAGAGCTTGACAAGATTGGGATTTCCATGGTACAAAGGATCTCTTCAGACGGCAGATTGTTTGGGCTGACCTATGTTGATCATGTTACAAAACAGATCTGCAACGGAAGTGAGCTAGGAAAGGAATTTTCTGCCGCTGCCATCTCAAAAAAATGCAGCGATTCCGATAGTGAAATAAAAAATAAGGCTTCCTCTCCACAGCTGAAGGCACTAGTTGAAATAAAGGAAATTCTGGAGATGAAAAAAATTCCGACAGCCGGCCTGAATGAGATTATACAGACCCTGTTCGAAAAGGAATTTTACTGTGGACATATTCCGAAAGAATTCAAGAGAAAAAGGAAAAACAGAAAAAGAAAAGGACTCTCCAATAATTAATCATTTAAATTTTACAGTTATGAACACAGGGGAAAATGAACAGGCACTGAGAAAAATTTTAGATATGACCCGCCTGATAAGCATCGTGCTTCTAGCAATCCATTTTTATTACTACGGCTACTTTGTTTTCAAACAGCTCGGCCTGGTCTCGCAATTCAGCGACAGGATTCTTGAGAATATCTCCAGGGCAGGTTTATTTAGTTATTTCCACAAATCAAAACTGCTGGCGCTACTCTTTGTTTTGATTTCACTTCTCGGTGCAAAAGGAAGGAAAAATGAAAAATTAAAATTAAAGAAAGCGGTGCTTTTTCTGCTTGCCGGACTGTTTTTTTATTTTGCCGGCTGGTTTATTCTCCAGACTGGCTGCAGTTTAGAAATCGTTTTTCTGATTTATGTTTTAACCACCAGCTCTGGTCTGCTTTTAATAATTACAGCTGGTACCTTACTGACAAGGATTGTCAGCAGAAGCCTGAACAGCCGTGACATATTCAATAAAGAAAATGAAACCTTTCCGCAGGAAGAAAGACTCCTTGAAAATGAATATTCTATTAATCTTCCGGCGCAGTATTACCTTCGTGACAAGATTCGAAAAAGCTGGATCAACATCATAAACCCTTTCAGGGGCGTCCTGGTCTGCGGTTCGCCTGGATCCGGAAAATCATATTTCGTGATACTTCATATTATTACCCAGCATATAGCAAAAGGATTCAGCATGTTTGTCTATGATTTTAAGTTTGATGACCTGACCAGAATTGTATATAATGCTTATCTAAAGCACAGACATTTATACAAGGTTGTACCAGAGTTTTATGTCATTAATTTTGATGACCTCTCCCGCACCCATAGGTGTAATCCCCTAGACCCTTCCTCAATGACCGACATAACCGATGCAGCAGAATCAGCCCGTACCATCTTGCTTGGATTAAATCGTGAATGGATCAGAAAACAGGGTGATTTCTTTGTGGAGTCACCAATAAATTTCCTGACGGCGGTGATCTGGTATCTCAGAAAATTCAACGATGGAGAGTTCTGTACCCTGCCGCATGTCATCGAACTTATGCAGCTCGATTATAAGATTCTATTCACACTGCTGCGCTCTGAAAAGGAGATTGAGGTGCTGATCAATCCATTTGTCAGTGCGTTTTTAAATAATGCCTCCGAGCAGCTGGAGGGCCAGATTGCATCAGCAAAAATTTCAATGGCAAGACTTTCTTCTCCCCAGCTCTATTATGTGCTTTCCGGAAATGATTTTACCCTAGACATTAACAATCCTGATGCTCCAAAAATTGTGTGCATGGGGAATAATCCGCAGAAAATACAGACCTACGGAGCGGTACTTTCACTCTATATCAGCAGGCTTGTAAAGCTTGCCAATAGAAAAGACAAACTAAAAAGCAGTCTTATTTTTGATGAGTTTCCCACCGTCTATCTAAACAATATCGACAGCCTTATTGCCACCGCACGAAGCAATAAAGTAAGCACGACTCTGGGCATACAGGACCTGAGCCAGCTTAAAAAAGATTACGGCCGTGAACAAGCAGATGTGATCATGAATATCACCGGAAATATTATATCCGGACAAGTGACAGGAGATACCGCAAAACAGCTCTCCGAGCGTTTTGGAAAAATAATGCAGGAACGTGAAAGTCTTTCCATCAATAGTTCCGAGACTTCGATAAGCCGTTCTAGACAATTGGAATCCGCAGTCCCGGCCTCAAAAATAGCATCATTAAGTTCAGGTGAATTTGTAGGTATGACCGCCGATAATCCGGACTGTAAAATTGAGCTTAAGACATTCCACTGCGAGGTTTTAAACGACCATAATGCTCTTAGGCAGGAAATGGACAACTACAAGGAAATTGAACCAATCCGTAATCTGGACAATGCACAGGTGAACAGGAATTATACCATGATCAGAGAGGAAATCCATGAACTTTCTGAATCTGAAATGGACCGTATTTCCGAGAGCCGTCATCTGAAACATCTCATTATTAAGAAGAAAAATTAAGCAGTTTTACACGTAGCATTTTGATTTCCTTTTTTAAATATCTGGACGGCCGAAAGTAGTTTTTTTTATTGAAATCGAAGGATTTCAATAGTTCTTTCATCCCTTTCTCCATCATAGTATTTCTTAAGCACATGTAAAAAACAGGCAGATGCATTGGGCAGAAGGCTAAATAAAGTCATACAGGACCTGAGTTTTCTTTCGTCCGGTTTTCCCATAATTTCAAGTGCGCTTTTGTTTTCAATCTCAAGCAGTGCATTTGTAATCTCAACAAGCCTTTTTCCCAGCACAGGATGATCGTAATACCGCTGGGCTTCATGAAGGTTTTCAATACCATAAAATATATTGTAATCCGTGAAACCCAGCCCTTTTATCTGCGGAAATATAAACCACATCCAATGTGTCTGTTTCTTACCATTCTGGATTTCTCTAAGCGCATCATCATACGTTTTACTCTGGGCTTCAATGAATCGGTGAAGGTCATACATATTTCATATAAATTATAAACGTTGAGAAATTTTAAAGTTCATATAAATTTACATCAATAAAATCAAAAAAAATACCTTTTAGCAGCAAAGCAATTTTTAAAGTTTTATGTTCTTCTATTGCTGAAACTTTGCGGAAAAAATGATTTTAAATTAATTTTGCATTATGAATCCGGAAGAAATTAAACGATACTTTGAAAGCAGTCCCCCGCCTTTGGAGGTAGACTGGAAGCCATGGGCAAAAATCACAGACTCGCAGCTTTTCCTAAAAAGCTGTTACACAGGAATACGCACCTTTAATGGGCCGCTTGACATGTGCCCGGCGTGGTGGCATCTGAGAGACTTTTATATTCTCAAGAAAAAGACTGCGCAGCAGGATGCCGTGGAGAAAACAGAAGAGGAAGCCGCTGAGTATTCTGCTGAAAAAGCTCCTGCAAAAACTCAATCCGCATCATAAGACGTAAGTGTTCAAAAAAAAAGCCGTGCAAATTTGATGTACGGCTTTTTTTGGCTTCTAAATTTATATTTATTTCAAGTAACAAGAAACTGTTTTTTATTCCAGGAGGCATTCCACTGCAATTTGAGGATTTCCGTAAGAAGACTTTTAAGCGCGTGAAACGTGCTGGGTTTAACGGCATAAAGATCAGCTCCTAGTTTATAAGAGAGCTCAACATTTTCAATATTGCTGCTCGTTGAAAGCATAACTATTTTTATCTGTTTCAAAGGATCTTCCCAATTTCGTATTTCCTCAAGACATTCAAATCCGCTTTTACCGGGCATATTAATATCAAGAAATACAATTTCGGGAATTTCTAATTCGGGACTGTACAGGCAGTTAAGAAGTTTCTGCCCGTCTTCGGCCTGCTGCACCTTAATTGGCAGATTGAGCTCAGTGACCGCATCCATAAACAGCATTCTGTCATCCTCATCATCATCTGCGTGAAAAATAATCTTATAAGAATTATTTTGTTGCAACATGGCTTAGAAATTTATGCATTTACAGAAGACAAGAATCTAAAAATCTGCAAAAGCCATTTTTGTACAGCTTTTTGAAAATCGATAAATAATCGAATTATATCTGTCGAGCGGTTAATAGCTTACAAAGATAGGTCATTTCCTCACAAAATAATCACTGAATTCATATTTAACGTCAATATTACAAAAAGAAAAATGAATTTAACTGCATAATTTTCATTCCTTAAAAAATACCCGCTTCACCCTTTTCAAAAAAAATCTCATTTAAATTGTCGATGCGTAAATTCTGAATAAACATCTTTTAGCTGTAAAATCTGCTTTTCAAATCCCCTGTAAAATAAGCATTTCAGAATTTTGTTACTATTTATAACATTATAGATTTTAAAAATGTTATTATCTGTTACTAATTTTGATCTGTATAAACGGGTAGAAATTATGACAAGGGCAATTGTACACATTGACATGAACACGTTTTTCGTTTCCTGCGAAAGACTAACCAATTCTGAACTTAACGGGATTCCTCTGATTATCGGCGGAGGAGAAAGGGGCGTGGTGGCTTCGTGTTCCTACGAGGCCAGAAAATTCGGCGTGCGGTCCGCCATGCCCATTCACATGGCCATGAAATTGTGCCCGCAGGCCAAAATAATGAAAGGCGACATGGAACTTTATTCCAGGCTCTCCCACGACATTACCGAGATAATCCAGGAAAAAGCGCCCGTGGTAGAAAAGGCAAGTATTGACGAGTTTTATCTCGACATCACCGGAATGGACAAATTTTACGGCAGCTACAAATGGACCGATGAGCTGGCGCAGCGCATCACAAAAGAAACAGGCCTACCCCTCACCTTTGCACTTTCAATAAACAAGACGGTATCCAAAATAGGAACAGGTGAAGGAAAGCAGAAACAGAATCTTGAAATTCCCGAACATCTGGTGCAGTCTTTTTTAAATCCGCTCTCGATTAGAAAAATCCCTATGGTCGGCCAGAAAACCTTTGAGCTTCTTTCCCGCATCGGCATCCGCACCATCCAGACACTGTCTGAAATGCCAGCCGAATCACTCCAGCAGATGATCGGCAAAAACGGCACGGAACTCTGGAAAAAAGCCAATGGAATTGACAACAATCCTGTAGAGCCCTACACGGAAAGAAAATCAATTTCAACCGAACATACCTTCTCACAGGACACCATTGATGTATTGAAGCTGAACAGGATCCTTCAGGGCATGGTGGAGAAACTGGCCTATCAGCTCCGCGAGGAAGAGTGGCTCACCTCAACGGTGACCGTCAAAATAAGGTACGCCAATTTTGATACCGAAACCAAGCAGTCCCGTGTGCCTTACACCTCAGCGGATCATATTCTGACCCAGACCGTGACGGATCTCTTTGCCAAACTCTACCAGCGCCGCATGAGACTGCGCCTTATCGGTGTGCGATTCAGCGGCCTTGTCAGGGGAACCTATCAAATCGACCTGTTCAATGACACCGAAGAAATGCTCGCGCTCTATCAGGCCATGGACAGGATGAAGACCCGTTACGGATTTGATGCCGTGATGCGATGCGCCGGCGCATCTTTCAAACCCAATAATAAAGACGAAATTTTAAAACGCAAAAAATAAATCATGTACCTCAACTGCCACTCTTTTCATTCCCTGCGCTACGGCACCATTCCGCTGGATGATCTGATCAGGCAGACAGCCGATTGCGGTGTCACGGCGGCAGCTTTGACCGATATCAATACCGTGACGGGGATTTATGACTTCATAAAAGGCTGTGAAGCCTCGGGCATAAAACCTCTTGTCGGGATAGAATTCCGCTGCAGGCATAAATTTCGTTATATCGGGCTGGCCAAAAATGCCGCGGGGCTTGCCCAGATGAACCGCTTTCTGACCGATCATAATTTCACCGGTGCGCCGCTTCCGGAAAAAGCTCCTGCTTTTGAATCGGTTTATTTTATCTATGCTCTGGAAAATGCACCGGCGCAGCTCGGTGATAATGAATTTATCGGCATCAGGCCTGACCAGCTCTCAAGGCTTTATATGCCAGAGCTAAAAAAGAAGATTTCAAAAATGGTTATCCTGCGACCGGTGGTATTCCGCACCAAAAGGGAATACAACCTGCACAGGATCCTACGCGCCGTTGACCTCAATGAGCTTCTGTCTAAACTCGGGTCTGAGGACTGCTGCCAAAAATCCGACATGATGATTCCCGAAACCGAACTTACAGATTTATATAAAGACTATCCGCTGATCATCCAGAATACACGGTACATTATCGAACACTGCAATTTCCAGTATGATTTCGAGAGCCCTAAAAACAAAAAGCATTACACCAAGAATAAAGCCGGGGACATTGCCCTTTTGACCACCCTTGCAGAAGAAGGTCTGGTATGGCGGTACGGGCGCCATAATCCCGAAGCAAAGGCACGCGTGGAGAAAGAGCTCAAAGTGATCAATGACCTTGAATTCTGCGGCTATTTCCTCATTACATGGGATATCATTCGCTACAGCAACAGCAGGGGTTTTCTGCATATCGGAAGGGGCTCTGGAGCCAACAGCATCATTGCCTACTGTCTGGGAATAACCGATATCTGCCCTTTGGAGCTTGACTTGTATTTCGAACGCTTTCTGAACGAAAACCGCAAAAGCCCTCCCGATTTTGACATCGACTGGTCGTGGAAAGAACGTGATGTGATCCTGAAATACATATTCGACCGCTACGGCTATGAGAATGTGGCATTCTGCGGGACAAATGTTGAGTTTAAATACCGCTCCATTTTCCGTGAAGTAGGCAAGGTTTTCGGCCTGCCGAAAGATGAGCTTGATCTGCTGGCAAAAAATCCCATGAAGCTTCACCAGACCAACTCGATAGTGAGTCTGGTGCAGCAGTACGGCATGATGCTCGAGAAATATCCCAACATGCGAAGCATGCACTCCTGCGGGATTCTGATCTCCGAAGAGCCGCTGACCAATTACACCCCGCTGGAAATGCCTCCAAAAGGATTTCCGATCGTGCTCTTTGACATGCATACGGCAGAGGATAT includes:
- a CDS encoding DUF6520 family protein; its protein translation is MKSNVFKIGLPIAVIAFGLASAASTSSINSSSKPLAQNGYEHISISSACNVPVAFCDEIEGQNCTAPETGRQLYSQPSNCVTPLKRSNP
- a CDS encoding MauE/DoxX family redox-associated membrane protein: MKVQFNFRSAVIEIICMLYVLLFVYAATSKLLDFQHFKIELGQSPLLSAFAEWIAVLVPAAEYITCLLLIIPRFRLTGLFLAYGLMVMFTVYIFIILNYTSFVPCSCGGVLEKLDWKSHMIFNLVFVCLAVLGILLHVRRNKMNGHQIKRVKIIRAFSAVTVCGICIVSILFIISENIIHYHNKLTRRFPQTPIQQEAVADLKLNSFYIAGVDDSHVYLGNTTAPLLVTTLNTRLFKTDEKMIDLARKDLPFRAVKISVQSPYFFVTDGTIPVVFRGRIQEWKAKLVFIGGEYFTTALALDSLTVAVVTNNSKTGDNVLGTITVGKNGKTILNPLILQKQVDGVFDTDGHLLYSKAMDKVVFLYYYRNQFTIADKSLKITDKGTTIDTITKAQLNIVRDKKHHQRKFSSPPLFVNKNCSLYRNLLFVNSAIPGRYEDDRIWKEASIIDVYNLNDKSYLMSFCIYNLEGKKMKSFTVLDDKIYVLVGTKIIRYKIGMKITSKYITKDK
- a CDS encoding plasmid mobilization protein encodes the protein MKEKNTTRTKWIHLRLTPDEMKILKIGFEKSLCPKMSDYARKNMLGKPVVLKYRNTSVDELVIEISRLRTELNAIGNNYNQAVKKLHSLGQISEFKNWILSFQQDRDKLFEAIENIKNCVLELVAKWSL
- a CDS encoding relaxase/mobilization nuclease domain-containing protein; this encodes MVAVIKTGTSIRRIFHYNENKVSQDNALCIGAENYPADHDKMNVSFKINHLLSQLELNENVKRGSVHISLNFHPSETDLDAEKLIDIARSYMSGIGFGQQPYLVYQHFDAAHPHIHIISIKVRPDGKRIDMQNIGRNQSEAARIKIENDFNLVKAQGRVKEISYGIIPIETTAVNYGKLQSKKAVAKVLDFVLHNYQFRSLPQLNAVLNLYNVSADRGSENSRIFKAGGLVYRILDKEGNHTGVPIKASDFYSSPTLKFLEKKFEQNKLKNQCPGLRIKNAIRNIFEDGRPALPQLSEELDKIGISMVQRISSDGRLFGLTYVDHVTKQICNGSELGKEFSAAAISKKCSDSDSEIKNKASSPQLKALVEIKEILEMKKIPTAGLNEIIQTLFEKEFYCGHIPKEFKRKRKNRKRKGLSNN
- the mobC gene encoding conjugal transfer protein MobC translates to MNTGENEQALRKILDMTRLISIVLLAIHFYYYGYFVFKQLGLVSQFSDRILENISRAGLFSYFHKSKLLALLFVLISLLGAKGRKNEKLKLKKAVLFLLAGLFFYFAGWFILQTGCSLEIVFLIYVLTTSSGLLLIITAGTLLTRIVSRSLNSRDIFNKENETFPQEERLLENEYSINLPAQYYLRDKIRKSWINIINPFRGVLVCGSPGSGKSYFVILHIITQHIAKGFSMFVYDFKFDDLTRIVYNAYLKHRHLYKVVPEFYVINFDDLSRTHRCNPLDPSSMTDITDAAESARTILLGLNREWIRKQGDFFVESPINFLTAVIWYLRKFNDGEFCTLPHVIELMQLDYKILFTLLRSEKEIEVLINPFVSAFLNNASEQLEGQIASAKISMARLSSPQLYYVLSGNDFTLDINNPDAPKIVCMGNNPQKIQTYGAVLSLYISRLVKLANRKDKLKSSLIFDEFPTVYLNNIDSLIATARSNKVSTTLGIQDLSQLKKDYGREQADVIMNITGNIISGQVTGDTAKQLSERFGKIMQERESLSINSSETSISRSRQLESAVPASKIASLSSGEFVGMTADNPDCKIELKTFHCEVLNDHNALRQEMDNYKEIEPIRNLDNAQVNRNYTMIREEIHELSESEMDRISESRHLKHLIIKKKN
- a CDS encoding DUF1810 domain-containing protein translates to MYDLHRFIEAQSKTYDDALREIQNGKKQTHWMWFIFPQIKGLGFTDYNIFYGIENLHEAQRYYDHPVLGKRLVEITNALLEIENKSALEIMGKPDERKLRSCMTLFSLLPNASACFLHVLKKYYDGERDERTIEILRFQ
- a CDS encoding DUF6965 family protein, encoding MNPEEIKRYFESSPPPLEVDWKPWAKITDSQLFLKSCYTGIRTFNGPLDMCPAWWHLRDFYILKKKTAQQDAVEKTEEEAAEYSAEKAPAKTQSAS
- a CDS encoding response regulator → MLQQNNSYKIIFHADDDEDDRMLFMDAVTELNLPIKVQQAEDGQKLLNCLYSPELEIPEIVFLDINMPGKSGFECLEEIRNWEDPLKQIKIVMLSTSSNIENVELSYKLGADLYAVKPSTFHALKSLLTEILKLQWNASWNKKQFLVT
- the dinB gene encoding DNA polymerase IV; its protein translation is MTRAIVHIDMNTFFVSCERLTNSELNGIPLIIGGGERGVVASCSYEARKFGVRSAMPIHMAMKLCPQAKIMKGDMELYSRLSHDITEIIQEKAPVVEKASIDEFYLDITGMDKFYGSYKWTDELAQRITKETGLPLTFALSINKTVSKIGTGEGKQKQNLEIPEHLVQSFLNPLSIRKIPMVGQKTFELLSRIGIRTIQTLSEMPAESLQQMIGKNGTELWKKANGIDNNPVEPYTERKSISTEHTFSQDTIDVLKLNRILQGMVEKLAYQLREEEWLTSTVTVKIRYANFDTETKQSRVPYTSADHILTQTVTDLFAKLYQRRMRLRLIGVRFSGLVRGTYQIDLFNDTEEMLALYQAMDRMKTRYGFDAVMRCAGASFKPNNKDEILKRKK